The following proteins come from a genomic window of Edaphobacter sp. 4G125:
- a CDS encoding SRPBCC domain-containing protein produces the protein MSQQAPLRFVFYIAARPDKVWEGFVSPESNRILFMGSELEVELRPGGPMNWIGTGADGKRTTYVRGEVIQVKPHKLLQYTFATFSSTKFSRVTIELVPETEATKVTVTHDQWAEDNTDYSPCSDGWPRILSRLKTLIETGKTFKPH, from the coding sequence ATGTCCCAACAAGCTCCATTGCGCTTTGTCTTCTATATCGCTGCACGGCCAGATAAAGTTTGGGAGGGGTTCGTCTCCCCGGAATCCAATCGCATCCTCTTTATGGGATCTGAGCTGGAAGTTGAGCTAAGGCCCGGTGGCCCGATGAACTGGATTGGCACTGGAGCGGATGGCAAGCGCACGACCTACGTTCGCGGCGAAGTCATCCAGGTCAAGCCGCACAAATTACTGCAATATACCTTCGCCACCTTTTCATCCACCAAGTTCTCTCGCGTCACCATAGAACTCGTGCCGGAAACCGAAGCCACCAAGGTCACAGTGACTCATGATCAATGGGCAGAGGACAATACCGACTACTCCCCCTGTTCGGATGGTTGGCCCCGCATTCTCTCTCGCCTCAAGACACTGATCGAAACAGGCAAAACATTTAAGCCACACTGA
- a CDS encoding RNA polymerase sigma factor has protein sequence MASFEESLVLLSSIKSAESEIDLAALVETYSSLLYRVAYSILRSHTDAEDVVQESFLRVLQHRGTLPVIRDMRIWLTRIAWNLAIDRRRATRTTQIDEAFAESLVAANLPADQALDESRRMKTVLDEIERLPLAERHVLLLSSLEELSTPEIATVLERTESAVRALLFRARTRLRQRLEKGGSR, from the coding sequence ATGGCATCGTTTGAGGAAAGCCTGGTATTGCTGTCTTCCATAAAGAGCGCCGAATCGGAGATCGACCTCGCCGCTCTCGTGGAAACCTATTCCTCGCTGCTTTATCGCGTTGCCTACTCCATCCTGCGTAGTCACACTGACGCAGAAGATGTTGTGCAGGAGAGTTTTCTTCGCGTGCTTCAGCATCGAGGAACGCTCCCGGTAATTCGCGACATGCGCATCTGGCTCACGCGTATTGCATGGAACCTCGCGATTGATCGCCGCCGAGCCACACGGACGACACAGATAGACGAAGCGTTCGCTGAGAGCCTTGTCGCCGCAAACCTACCCGCCGATCAGGCACTGGATGAATCTCGACGCATGAAGACAGTTCTTGATGAGATCGAACGGCTCCCTCTCGCCGAACGCCACGTCCTGCTGCTCTCTTCGCTGGAGGAGCTCAGTACTCCCGAGATCGCAACTGTCCTTGAAAGAACCGAATCCGCTGTTCGAGCCCTGCTGTTTCGTGCACGCACGCGCCTGCGCCAGAGACTTGAGAAAGGAGGAAGCCGATGA
- a CDS encoding secretin N-terminal domain-containing protein, producing the protein MISARSHMSFIAGFALATVLTLNAFAQTSETTLGPQRPPYGPTITRVFHLKNITMQAEANELLMALRNNVDPRDHITLVPSQNAIIMKAPTESIDTAEKVISELDKPRKTYRLIYTLIDFAGTKRVGDQHYSMVLVSGQHAILRQGDKIPIFTGATPKDLQSQVSYIDIGMNFEATIDDAAGVPRLKTKVEQSSVVEDRTSALAQDPIIRQSIFEGSAVLAPGKPLTIGSLDIAGTTRRIEIQATIELLNP; encoded by the coding sequence ATGATATCCGCACGCTCCCATATGAGCTTCATCGCAGGCTTTGCTCTCGCTACAGTCCTAACTCTCAATGCCTTCGCCCAAACTTCGGAGACCACGCTGGGACCGCAACGTCCACCCTATGGCCCTACCATCACTCGTGTCTTCCACCTTAAGAACATAACAATGCAAGCAGAGGCTAATGAGCTCCTCATGGCTTTGCGCAATAATGTGGATCCACGTGACCACATCACCCTCGTGCCTTCGCAGAATGCCATCATTATGAAAGCACCCACCGAGAGCATAGACACAGCCGAAAAAGTTATCAGCGAGCTCGACAAGCCCAGGAAGACCTACCGCCTCATCTACACTCTCATCGATTTCGCAGGTACAAAGCGTGTCGGCGACCAACACTACTCTATGGTTCTTGTCTCCGGTCAGCATGCCATCCTCAGACAAGGAGACAAAATACCCATCTTCACAGGGGCCACCCCGAAAGACCTTCAAAGCCAAGTCTCTTATATCGACATTGGAATGAATTTTGAAGCAACTATCGATGATGCTGCTGGCGTTCCCCGACTCAAGACTAAAGTTGAGCAGTCCAGCGTTGTCGAAGATCGCACCAGCGCCCTTGCGCAGGACCCCATCATCCGCCAATCTATCTTCGAGGGTAGTGCCGTTCTCGCCCCAGGTAAGCCCCTCACCATCGGCTCACTCGATATTGCTGGCACGACCCGTCGCATCGAGATTCAGGCAACCATCGAACTTCTCAACCCATAG
- a CDS encoding metal-dependent transcriptional regulator, with product MQVKRVTSESIDDYLKAIYRLGGEQQRRVGSSELAERLEVAPASITNMLQKLAAERRPLIDYERGRGVRLSNAGRKRALEIVRHHRLIETFLFEVLGYPIEELHDEAERLEHFISEHFEARVAAKLGNPERDPHGHCIPAMDGSMPSSHLVSCNCSR from the coding sequence GTGCAGGTAAAGAGAGTCACAAGCGAATCGATCGACGACTACCTGAAAGCGATCTATCGCCTGGGAGGGGAACAGCAGCGCCGTGTAGGCAGCTCAGAGCTTGCGGAGAGGTTGGAGGTGGCTCCCGCTTCCATCACGAATATGTTGCAGAAGCTGGCTGCGGAACGTCGTCCATTGATTGATTACGAACGTGGCCGCGGGGTTCGTCTCTCGAACGCGGGGCGTAAACGAGCTCTGGAAATCGTGCGGCACCACAGGCTGATCGAGACATTTCTCTTTGAAGTGCTCGGATATCCGATCGAAGAACTGCACGACGAAGCTGAGCGGCTGGAGCACTTCATCTCAGAGCATTTCGAAGCGAGAGTAGCAGCGAAGCTGGGCAATCCGGAGCGCGACCCACATGGACATTGCATCCCGGCAATGGATGGTTCTATGCCATCAAGCCATCTGGTTTCGTGCAACTGCTCGCGATAG
- a CDS encoding TonB-dependent receptor produces MIIVEDATGAILPRAEVTLQCAGQRDLRQVTDTQGTATFTAPDTAPCSATASAEGFVTATHIFAEESQVEIRLAVAANTQVTVSAGSEQLQANIPTAQGVLSEQQIAAIPFFNRATGFSDLITRTTPGVAADANGFAHPLGEHADTSISLDGQPITDQQAKVFSNQLDTNIIQSLTAITGAPPAEFGDKTSLVITVNARSGLGRRPSGTLSSEYGSFGTWGTGLVLGAGGKRWGNFVALHGEGSGRFLDSPEFVPLHDHGNSEGFFDRIDWQPGNKNLFHLNLGGSRSWFQTPNSYDTAAAEQDQRSQIRNANIAFGWNYIFSPSLLAAFTPFYRHEEAQYFPSANPLADTTATMAQNRMLTNTGFRLETVYAKGVHTAKIGGTYWHTLLHERFSIALTDPLYNAPCIDSAGNSIVAPGISDSSDCAKEDYTANPAFLANLLPYDLTRGGTLYDFDQTADIEQAAFYAQDDIKWGHWLLSPGLRYDIYNGLSRGRQIQPRLGIGYRLGSTLLRGSYARLYETPYNENLIFANESSADTTSKNPFATYRSEPVRPGTRNQFNIGFEQSFGNHLNVDADYYWKFTRTAFDFDTLFNTPITFSVAWRKSKIDGLALRVSLNDWHGLNAYSVMGHVRSRFFTPQVGGLIFGPPPPVPVFRIDHGEEFEQTTNFRYQLPSRLVGSHQLWIGGSWRYNSGLALPDTVPTYLDALQLTANQQAQMGLFCASERATPNYAIRECSPEAFGATRIRIPPYGTEDEDRNPVRVMPRTLFDLSVGNDNIFHTERFSVGAHVTAINLTNKDALYNFLSTFSGTHFIPPRTLQAGLSIRF; encoded by the coding sequence ATGATCATAGTCGAGGATGCAACCGGAGCAATACTCCCTCGTGCGGAAGTAACTCTGCAATGTGCGGGACAGAGGGACCTCCGCCAGGTAACCGACACTCAGGGCACTGCGACCTTTACCGCTCCGGACACCGCTCCCTGCTCCGCGACCGCATCTGCCGAGGGCTTCGTTACCGCTACCCATATCTTTGCCGAAGAATCCCAGGTAGAGATACGTCTCGCAGTCGCAGCCAATACGCAGGTGACAGTCTCCGCCGGAAGCGAGCAACTCCAGGCCAACATCCCTACTGCTCAAGGGGTGCTCAGCGAACAGCAGATCGCTGCGATTCCTTTCTTCAACCGCGCTACGGGCTTCAGCGATTTGATTACTCGAACTACTCCCGGAGTCGCCGCCGACGCTAACGGCTTCGCCCACCCGCTGGGCGAGCACGCCGATACCTCCATCTCGCTCGACGGGCAGCCCATCACCGATCAGCAGGCCAAGGTCTTCTCCAATCAACTCGACACCAACATCATCCAATCCCTGACGGCCATCACAGGAGCGCCACCGGCAGAGTTCGGCGACAAAACCAGCCTGGTCATCACCGTGAATGCCCGCTCCGGCCTGGGACGAAGGCCCTCCGGGACCCTCTCCAGCGAATACGGCAGCTTCGGCACCTGGGGCACAGGCCTTGTGCTCGGAGCGGGCGGCAAACGCTGGGGTAACTTCGTTGCGCTCCACGGCGAGGGCTCGGGCCGTTTTCTCGACTCGCCCGAGTTCGTGCCTTTGCACGACCACGGCAACAGCGAAGGCTTCTTTGACCGCATTGACTGGCAGCCCGGTAATAAGAATCTCTTCCACCTCAATCTGGGCGGAAGCCGTTCGTGGTTCCAGACACCCAATAGCTACGACACTGCCGCCGCAGAGCAGGATCAACGTAGCCAGATTCGCAACGCGAACATCGCTTTCGGCTGGAACTACATCTTTTCGCCATCGCTATTGGCCGCTTTCACGCCCTTTTATCGACACGAAGAAGCGCAGTACTTCCCCTCGGCCAATCCTCTGGCCGACACCACCGCGACCATGGCGCAGAACCGTATGCTGACCAACACCGGCTTTCGTCTCGAGACCGTCTACGCCAAAGGCGTGCACACCGCGAAGATTGGTGGAACCTACTGGCACACTCTGCTACACGAGCGCTTCTCGATTGCCTTGACCGACCCGCTCTACAACGCGCCCTGCATCGATAGTGCGGGAAATTCAATCGTCGCACCTGGCATCTCAGACTCCAGCGATTGCGCAAAAGAAGACTACACGGCGAACCCTGCTTTTCTTGCTAATCTTCTACCCTACGATCTGACACGCGGCGGAACACTCTACGACTTCGACCAAACTGCCGATATCGAACAAGCGGCCTTCTATGCACAGGACGACATCAAGTGGGGCCACTGGCTCCTCAGCCCTGGCCTGCGCTACGACATCTACAACGGACTCAGCCGCGGACGCCAAATCCAGCCGCGCCTCGGCATCGGCTACCGTCTGGGTTCCACGTTGCTTCGCGGCTCCTATGCGCGGCTCTATGAGACTCCTTACAACGAGAACCTCATCTTCGCGAATGAATCGTCTGCCGACACCACCAGTAAAAATCCTTTCGCCACCTATCGCTCTGAACCTGTTCGTCCCGGTACACGCAACCAATTCAACATCGGCTTTGAGCAGAGCTTCGGTAATCACCTGAACGTCGACGCCGACTACTACTGGAAGTTCACCCGCACAGCCTTCGACTTCGACACGCTCTTCAATACTCCGATCACGTTTAGCGTGGCTTGGCGTAAATCGAAGATCGACGGGCTCGCTCTACGTGTCAGCCTGAACGACTGGCACGGCCTCAACGCCTACAGCGTGATGGGCCACGTGCGTTCGCGTTTTTTCACTCCGCAAGTCGGTGGACTCATCTTCGGCCCGCCCCCTCCCGTCCCAGTCTTCCGCATCGACCACGGCGAGGAGTTCGAACAGACCACCAACTTCCGTTATCAGCTTCCATCGCGTCTAGTCGGATCGCATCAGTTGTGGATTGGCGGCTCCTGGCGTTACAACAGCGGACTTGCTCTACCCGACACTGTGCCTACCTACCTCGATGCGCTTCAGCTCACAGCCAATCAGCAAGCTCAGATGGGACTCTTCTGCGCCAGCGAGCGTGCGACACCCAACTATGCCATTCGCGAGTGCAGCCCTGAGGCCTTTGGGGCCACACGCATTCGCATCCCTCCATACGGCACTGAGGACGAAGACCGCAATCCCGTCCGCGTGATGCCACGAACTCTCTTCGATCTCTCAGTCGGGAACGACAATATCTTCCATACTGAACGTTTCAGCGTCGGCGCGCATGTGACTGCAATCAATCTGACCAACAAAGACGCACTCTACAACTTTCTCTCCACCTTCAGCGGGACCCATTTCATTCCTCCCCGCACATTGCAGGCAGGACTCTCAATTCGTTTCTAG
- a CDS encoding ArnT family glycosyltransferase yields the protein MRTGHRGSRGPLGRFFEHARADTIVLLVSCLIFLPLALSPPHLMDDVDAVQAQIARNMLQSGDWVTARLNGIAYLEKSPLIYWVMAVSYKVFGVHDWAARLPLALINIALCWVTARFALWAFGRKAAIYSGTILATCIGIFLFTRILIPDAALTLTIALALWAMLRLLDAEEQRPTRWFFILYISLACGLLLKGLIAAVFPVVIGGIYLAITRQTSLRELVRRLRPLSGLAIVLVIAAPWHILATLRNPPYFDWTMHSSPGEYHGFFWFYFLNEHLFRFLNMRYPRDYNTVPRLWFWLLHFVWLFPWSLTLPLAFRQSYRANDRAGRTRLLSLVWILFVLCFFTLSTTQEYYSLPIYPALAMLLGSQLATRERYPKFARIALGSVLAFCLAAVVFLLGYTAKLPTPGDISVALTQNPNLYTLSLGHMSDLTLRAFAYLRLPLVLAGCALLIGVVGLFRARRTGAIVAVLAVTMLIFIQAARQALITFDPYLGSYQLAEALESSPPGQLIEGDAYYAFSATFFYTNRTALLWNGRSANLEYGSYAPDARQVFIGDAELKNLWLRPQQTYLLVYGTDMPHLTNLLEKRFRVVATSGGNYLLANQ from the coding sequence ATGCGGACAGGACATCGAGGCTCCCGAGGACCTCTCGGCAGATTTTTCGAGCATGCCCGTGCAGATACCATCGTCCTTCTCGTCAGCTGCCTCATCTTTCTCCCCCTTGCCCTGAGTCCTCCGCACCTGATGGACGATGTGGACGCCGTGCAGGCCCAGATCGCCCGCAACATGCTGCAGAGCGGCGATTGGGTGACGGCGAGACTTAACGGGATTGCTTATCTGGAGAAGTCGCCGCTGATCTACTGGGTCATGGCGGTGTCGTACAAGGTCTTTGGCGTGCACGACTGGGCCGCGAGACTTCCGCTGGCACTGATCAACATCGCGCTTTGCTGGGTGACTGCGCGCTTTGCGCTGTGGGCATTCGGTCGAAAGGCAGCGATCTACTCGGGGACGATCCTTGCCACCTGTATCGGCATCTTCCTCTTCACGCGCATCCTCATTCCCGACGCCGCTCTGACACTGACGATTGCGCTGGCTCTGTGGGCGATGCTGCGCCTGCTGGATGCAGAAGAGCAGCGACCTACTCGTTGGTTCTTCATTCTGTACATCAGCCTGGCTTGCGGGCTTCTATTGAAGGGGTTAATTGCAGCGGTCTTTCCTGTTGTGATCGGAGGAATCTATCTGGCGATCACTCGGCAGACGTCGTTGCGAGAGCTTGTGCGGCGACTACGCCCGCTGAGCGGCCTGGCCATTGTGCTTGTGATCGCAGCTCCGTGGCATATCCTGGCTACGCTGCGGAATCCGCCATACTTCGACTGGACGATGCATTCGAGCCCAGGCGAGTATCACGGCTTCTTCTGGTTCTACTTCCTGAACGAGCATCTCTTCCGCTTCCTCAACATGCGCTATCCGCGCGACTACAACACGGTTCCGCGGCTGTGGTTCTGGCTGCTGCATTTTGTCTGGCTGTTTCCCTGGAGTCTCACCCTTCCTCTGGCCTTCCGGCAGAGTTATCGCGCCAATGATCGTGCCGGCAGGACGCGTCTGTTGTCGCTGGTATGGATTCTCTTCGTCCTGTGCTTCTTCACGCTCTCGACGACGCAGGAGTACTATTCGCTTCCGATCTATCCTGCGCTGGCGATGCTGCTGGGCAGCCAGCTTGCGACGCGGGAGAGATATCCAAAGTTTGCGCGGATCGCGTTAGGCTCTGTCCTCGCGTTCTGTCTGGCGGCGGTTGTCTTCCTGCTGGGTTATACCGCGAAGCTGCCAACGCCCGGTGATATCTCAGTCGCACTGACGCAGAATCCCAATCTTTATACGCTTTCGCTTGGTCACATGAGCGATCTAACGCTGCGCGCCTTTGCGTATCTTCGTCTGCCACTGGTCCTCGCCGGATGCGCTCTGTTGATCGGAGTCGTCGGACTGTTTCGCGCTCGCAGAACAGGAGCGATCGTGGCGGTGCTGGCAGTGACGATGCTGATCTTCATTCAGGCGGCACGACAGGCGTTGATCACTTTCGATCCTTATCTCGGCTCCTACCAACTGGCCGAGGCGCTGGAGAGCTCGCCCCCCGGTCAGCTGATTGAAGGCGATGCCTACTATGCTTTTTCTGCAACCTTCTTTTACACAAATCGCACAGCCCTGTTGTGGAACGGAAGGAGCGCAAACCTGGAGTACGGCAGCTACGCTCCGGATGCAAGGCAGGTATTCATTGGTGATGCGGAGCTGAAGAACTTATGGCTCCGTCCGCAACAGACATACTTGCTGGTCTATGGAACGGACATGCCACATCTGACGAATTTGCTTGAGAAGCGTTTTCGAGTCGTTGCTACAAGTGGCGGAAACTATCTTCTGGCAAACCAATAG
- the asnB gene encoding asparagine synthase (glutamine-hydrolyzing), which produces MCGIAGFTHVVRPFLPERIHQAVASIIHRGPDDQGVWQSSSISLGATRLRVIDTAAGGQPLTSEDNDVVVVFNGEIYNHAELRQQLIACGHRFRTTCDTEVVLRAFMQWDTACIEKLRGMFGFAAWRESRRRLVLARDRMGIKPLYYARAGRDIYFGSEVKSIFCHPEVPRHIDVDALDAYLGLNYVPGARTLAAGVQKLMPGCFLTWHDGEVSTHSYWQVDRIDPSAHTSLADSTERLGHLISQSVKEHLTADVPVGIWLSGGMDSSTILHYASQHASTPLKTFSITFEGREFNEAPYLREMATAYGTDHQELDLGPSTVTPDSIAELAYYADEPNADAGAVPVWHLSRMSAKQVTVALSGEGADELFGGYITYLADKYARRARMVPRTLRRLSLHSANRLPASNKKIGLDYKLQRFLYGTLLDERSSHVFWNGTFSQMQRKDLMLSQGGTHLLKLLATIPAHGDVRRFMAFDQAYFLPDNLLVKVDRMSMAHSLEVRPAFLDHRIVEFAATLPAHYCIQGRNLKLLLRNLMKDKLPQRITAKRKQGLDIPVHDWLRGHLKPLLLDTLNQKTVEESGIISWRHLQSLITLHMERKANYGYHLWGMMMLFLWIKQWKIQCGQDIEAPEDLSADFSSMPVQIPSSFSSAASSFSPLP; this is translated from the coding sequence ATGTGCGGAATTGCGGGATTTACCCACGTTGTACGTCCTTTTCTACCCGAGAGGATTCACCAGGCAGTTGCTTCCATCATTCACCGTGGTCCTGACGACCAGGGGGTGTGGCAAAGTTCCTCGATCTCTCTTGGCGCGACTCGGCTGCGGGTCATCGACACGGCGGCTGGCGGGCAACCGCTGACTTCCGAAGACAATGATGTCGTTGTTGTCTTTAACGGCGAGATTTACAACCACGCCGAGCTGCGGCAGCAGCTGATCGCCTGCGGACATCGCTTTCGAACCACATGCGATACCGAAGTCGTGCTGCGTGCTTTTATGCAGTGGGATACGGCCTGCATCGAGAAGCTGCGCGGGATGTTTGGCTTTGCCGCGTGGAGGGAGTCGCGCCGCCGCCTGGTTCTAGCGCGCGATCGAATGGGAATCAAGCCCTTGTATTATGCGCGGGCTGGACGTGACATCTATTTCGGCTCCGAGGTGAAGTCGATCTTCTGCCATCCTGAGGTTCCGCGTCATATTGATGTCGATGCGCTGGATGCCTACCTCGGGCTGAACTATGTTCCCGGCGCGCGCACCCTCGCCGCAGGTGTTCAGAAGCTGATGCCGGGCTGCTTTCTGACCTGGCACGATGGCGAGGTCTCTACACACAGCTATTGGCAGGTGGACCGAATCGATCCGAGCGCGCATACCTCGCTTGCCGATTCGACGGAGCGCCTGGGTCATTTGATCTCACAGTCGGTCAAGGAGCATCTGACAGCCGATGTCCCGGTAGGAATCTGGTTGAGCGGTGGCATGGACTCGTCGACCATCCTGCACTATGCAAGCCAACATGCATCCACACCTTTGAAGACGTTTTCGATCACCTTTGAAGGGCGCGAGTTCAATGAAGCGCCCTATCTGCGCGAGATGGCGACGGCCTATGGAACCGACCATCAGGAGTTGGATCTGGGGCCGTCGACCGTAACGCCGGATTCGATTGCGGAGCTTGCCTACTACGCCGACGAACCGAATGCCGATGCCGGAGCGGTCCCGGTGTGGCACCTGTCGCGTATGTCGGCCAAGCAGGTGACGGTTGCACTGAGTGGCGAAGGGGCCGATGAGCTCTTTGGCGGCTACATCACTTATCTGGCCGATAAGTATGCTCGTCGGGCAAGAATGGTTCCGCGCACCTTGCGCAGGCTCTCTCTGCACTCTGCAAATCGTCTGCCTGCTTCGAACAAAAAGATCGGGCTGGATTACAAATTACAGCGCTTTCTATATGGCACGCTGCTGGACGAGCGCAGTTCGCATGTGTTCTGGAACGGAACCTTTTCGCAGATGCAGCGCAAGGACCTGATGTTGTCGCAGGGAGGCACGCATCTGCTCAAGCTGTTGGCCACTATTCCCGCGCACGGCGATGTACGGCGATTCATGGCGTTCGACCAGGCGTATTTCCTTCCGGATAACCTGCTGGTAAAGGTCGACCGCATGAGCATGGCGCATTCGCTCGAGGTGCGACCTGCATTCCTGGATCATCGCATCGTAGAATTTGCTGCCACACTTCCGGCCCACTACTGCATCCAGGGGCGTAATCTTAAGCTGCTGCTGCGCAACCTGATGAAGGACAAACTGCCGCAGAGGATTACGGCAAAGCGAAAGCAGGGACTCGATATTCCTGTACATGATTGGCTGCGCGGCCATCTGAAACCTCTACTGTTGGATACGCTGAACCAGAAAACGGTCGAGGAGAGCGGCATCATCTCTTGGCGTCATCTTCAATCGTTGATAACGCTTCACATGGAAAGAAAGGCGAACTACGGGTATCACTTATGGGGCATGATGATGTTGTTTCTGTGGATCAAGCAATGGAAGATCCAATGCGGACAGGACATCGAGGCTCCCGAGGACCTCTCGGCAGATTTTTCGAGCATGCCCGTGCAGATACCATCGTCCTTCTCGTCAGCTGCCTCATCTTTCTCCCCCTTGCCCTGA
- a CDS encoding carbohydrate-binding family 9-like protein, with translation MLFVSKSAGFVFCAFISSVSLLAQNVPVKEPPPLPPPAGEPKVYQVTRTTGPIDIDGKLDDAAWKKAAWTDDFVDIEGDIRLKPRFRTRAKMLWDDQYLYIAAELEEPDVKATLTKHDSVIFHDNDFEVFLKPLPKEEGYFEFEMNALNTGWDLYLNKPYRFGGKADNSWEMEGAKTAVAIQGTLNNPADKDEGWTLEIAIPWTAFASRQAVPKPKVGTEWRINFSRVEWKAGQPKEDNWVWSPQGVVNMHVPERWGYLRFEGRENPIKDAATR, from the coding sequence ATGCTTTTTGTTTCGAAGAGTGCTGGCTTTGTCTTTTGTGCCTTCATCAGCTCGGTGTCTTTGCTGGCTCAGAATGTACCCGTAAAAGAACCACCACCTCTTCCTCCACCTGCCGGGGAGCCGAAGGTCTATCAGGTCACTCGAACTACGGGGCCGATCGATATCGATGGCAAGCTGGATGATGCGGCATGGAAGAAAGCCGCATGGACCGATGACTTTGTTGACATCGAAGGAGACATCCGTCTGAAGCCGCGTTTCCGTACACGAGCCAAGATGCTGTGGGATGACCAGTATCTGTATATTGCTGCCGAGTTGGAGGAGCCGGACGTAAAGGCGACTCTGACAAAGCATGATTCGGTGATCTTCCACGACAACGACTTCGAAGTATTTCTTAAGCCGTTGCCGAAGGAAGAGGGATACTTCGAGTTTGAGATGAATGCTCTTAACACCGGTTGGGACCTCTACCTGAACAAGCCTTATCGCTTTGGAGGCAAGGCCGATAACAGCTGGGAGATGGAGGGGGCGAAGACGGCTGTCGCGATTCAGGGAACCCTGAACAATCCCGCGGACAAGGATGAAGGATGGACGCTGGAGATCGCGATCCCGTGGACTGCCTTTGCGAGTCGCCAAGCTGTGCCTAAGCCGAAGGTCGGGACGGAGTGGAGGATCAACTTCAGCCGGGTGGAGTGGAAGGCAGGGCAGCCGAAGGAGGACAACTGGGTCTGGTCGCCACAGGGAGTGGTGAATATGCATGTTCCTGAGCGGTGGGGATATTTGCGGTTTGAAGGCCGAGAAAACCCAATTAAAGACGCAGCAACCCGCTAA
- a CDS encoding MarR family winged helix-turn-helix transcriptional regulator — protein MARSGIPGGASAGFLVAQVGAHAAMRFAEALKPHRFRPQDAGILRLLSFSPGISQQDLARRLGMYASRLVGVLDELEERGLIERRPSESDRRLYALYLTKEGEVALETIGRVAREHQRSLFESLSAEEQETLASLLARVAERQGLTSGVHPGFGKIGTDKSKAEV, from the coding sequence ATGGCGAGATCAGGAATTCCAGGAGGGGCTTCGGCGGGTTTTTTAGTGGCCCAGGTGGGGGCTCATGCGGCGATGCGGTTTGCTGAAGCATTGAAACCACATAGGTTTCGCCCCCAGGATGCGGGGATTCTGCGGCTACTGTCGTTTTCGCCGGGGATATCGCAACAGGACCTTGCGCGGAGACTGGGGATGTATGCGAGCCGGCTGGTGGGGGTTCTGGACGAGCTGGAGGAGCGCGGTTTGATCGAGAGGCGACCTTCGGAATCGGACCGAAGGCTCTATGCGCTCTATCTGACCAAGGAGGGCGAGGTCGCGCTGGAGACGATTGGCCGCGTTGCGCGTGAGCATCAGCGTTCGCTGTTCGAGAGCCTGAGCGCAGAGGAGCAGGAGACCCTGGCATCGTTGCTGGCGCGTGTGGCCGAGCGCCAGGGGCTGACGTCGGGAGTGCATCCGGGGTTCGGCAAGATTGGAACGGATAAATCTAAGGCAGAAGTCTGA
- a CDS encoding PadR family transcriptional regulator — protein sequence MVDTNTDVIQGTLDMLILKTLSLGPLHGFGIARRVEQISNGVFKINPGSLLTALQRLERAGWLNSAWRQTENSRKAKFYTLTAAGRKQLKAEMTDWNRRVGAIARLLEMEA from the coding sequence ATGGTCGACACCAACACTGATGTGATCCAGGGGACGCTGGACATGCTGATCCTCAAAACTCTGAGCCTCGGCCCGCTGCACGGATTTGGAATTGCACGGCGGGTCGAGCAGATCTCCAACGGAGTCTTCAAGATCAATCCCGGATCGCTCCTCACAGCCCTGCAACGCCTTGAGCGCGCTGGCTGGCTGAACTCCGCGTGGCGGCAGACGGAAAACTCGCGGAAGGCCAAGTTCTATACCCTCACAGCGGCTGGACGAAAGCAGCTAAAAGCCGAGATGACTGACTGGAACCGTCGTGTCGGAGCCATCGCACGGTTGCTCGAGATGGAGGCCTGA